A single genomic interval of Stieleria maiorica harbors:
- a CDS encoding trypsin-like peptidase domain-containing protein, with protein sequence MFRPTANSAAFVLLISSAVASVAEAQLPREALGKLKSATVYIETDDGESIASGSGFVVSRRENRALVATNYHVVKPTLRRPDRSKIHVFLNSGMPEQFRLEAKLFSADYGDDLALLEVVSDRLPDPIVARTGTRMEETQRVFIAGFPFGELLGVDGQKPSITITAGSVSSVRLGRFGETAVIQLSGGIDPGNSGGPIIDSEGNLVAVSVAKIDRSSIGFGIPYWKLAELQQPYPRNPRVTYASENGTLACKAQLNLPEGMEVREAMRSNHLLAFRQASDEPLPKLLQGSTWLPLPQHNEPQRCQQGGPSSRAPWADVTARMPLSGIPGRGDLLVMQWQSTDPSGQLHFGRPFTITEQELTNPVPSSPVEQTASRSGDPRSAGGASGSMIDQLAGQSIPTVGQKPFALNALIRRVMRAGENRYLVVFTADGKLRCIDLQSEQIVAERDASKVDELASGEDEIIGFNRTERSLTRFSLPDLEIVATRPLEDEAVVRYARRGSKSSGSIVAIIQRSGSQKLACVQINPRSGRINRFDIDGERRIRGQAPKSLFDEMPMTDGFRVRSNDDGTLITMWISGNSKVGAHLLSKSRSRWKYTRLPKLAGYAVPSATGSLLCTSEAVLAADLTELHQAPISLPTTNEDYFMTVGEIVKASSQNPPLFTWQIASCSEATIHRTVVLDGDLSDPSVSRDDPAVVPLDERFQCLPEWNRLVVVPPGPSTQLRLIELGDALPNVRLASTEENADSPAAEPVEEAQQFRTWTAKEGGYRVQAKALAVAQGYVKLETANGREVVVQIEKLSTSDQQHLDQYRAVLEVKD encoded by the coding sequence ATGTTTCGACCAACTGCGAATTCTGCCGCTTTCGTTTTACTGATTTCAAGTGCTGTTGCCTCGGTCGCCGAGGCACAATTGCCTCGCGAGGCATTAGGCAAGCTCAAATCCGCGACGGTGTATATCGAGACGGATGACGGTGAATCGATCGCCAGTGGCAGCGGCTTCGTCGTAAGCCGCCGAGAAAATCGAGCCCTGGTTGCGACTAACTATCATGTCGTCAAGCCGACGCTTCGCCGTCCGGATCGTTCGAAGATCCATGTCTTTCTCAATAGCGGGATGCCAGAACAATTTCGCCTTGAAGCGAAATTATTTTCGGCTGACTACGGGGATGACCTCGCACTGCTCGAAGTCGTGAGCGACCGTTTGCCGGATCCGATCGTTGCCCGGACGGGAACACGAATGGAGGAAACGCAGCGCGTTTTCATCGCCGGATTTCCTTTTGGGGAATTGCTGGGAGTCGATGGGCAAAAGCCGTCGATCACGATTACCGCCGGCAGCGTCAGCAGCGTACGCTTGGGGCGGTTCGGTGAGACCGCTGTGATTCAGCTATCCGGTGGTATCGATCCCGGCAATAGCGGCGGTCCGATTATCGACTCCGAAGGAAATCTGGTCGCGGTCTCGGTTGCGAAAATTGATCGTTCCTCCATCGGCTTTGGTATTCCGTATTGGAAGCTCGCTGAATTGCAGCAGCCGTATCCGCGTAATCCGCGAGTTACCTATGCGTCCGAAAATGGCACGCTCGCGTGTAAAGCTCAGTTGAACTTGCCCGAAGGGATGGAAGTGCGCGAAGCGATGCGCAGCAACCATCTGCTCGCCTTCCGGCAAGCGTCTGATGAACCTTTGCCAAAGCTGCTGCAGGGCAGCACGTGGCTGCCGCTGCCGCAACACAACGAGCCGCAGCGGTGTCAGCAGGGCGGACCGTCTTCTCGCGCACCCTGGGCAGATGTGACGGCAAGAATGCCCTTGTCAGGAATCCCGGGCCGCGGTGATCTGCTGGTGATGCAATGGCAGAGTACCGATCCCAGTGGACAGCTCCACTTCGGCCGACCGTTCACAATCACCGAGCAGGAACTTACCAATCCTGTTCCGTCGTCCCCTGTCGAACAGACAGCAAGCCGCTCCGGCGACCCGCGTTCTGCGGGCGGCGCCTCTGGTTCCATGATCGATCAACTCGCCGGACAATCGATTCCGACCGTGGGCCAAAAACCGTTTGCCCTGAACGCGTTGATTCGCCGTGTGATGCGGGCGGGCGAAAACCGTTATCTGGTTGTCTTCACCGCCGACGGCAAGCTTCGCTGTATCGACTTGCAGAGTGAGCAAATCGTCGCCGAACGGGATGCATCGAAAGTTGACGAACTCGCCTCTGGAGAAGACGAGATCATCGGCTTCAATCGGACGGAGCGAAGTCTTACCCGATTTTCCCTTCCGGACCTCGAGATCGTCGCAACGCGGCCTCTGGAGGACGAGGCGGTGGTGCGCTACGCGCGTCGCGGCAGCAAGTCATCCGGATCCATCGTGGCAATCATTCAGCGATCTGGTTCTCAAAAACTCGCCTGCGTCCAAATCAATCCTCGTAGCGGTCGAATCAATCGCTTCGACATTGACGGTGAACGACGCATCCGTGGTCAGGCGCCGAAGTCTTTGTTCGATGAGATGCCGATGACCGATGGCTTTCGCGTACGGAGCAATGACGACGGCACGTTGATCACGATGTGGATCAGCGGCAATTCGAAGGTCGGTGCGCATCTGCTTTCGAAGTCCCGTTCGCGTTGGAAGTACACGCGGCTTCCCAAACTTGCGGGATACGCCGTACCGAGTGCCACCGGAAGCCTGCTTTGTACTTCGGAGGCGGTCCTCGCGGCTGATCTGACCGAGCTACATCAGGCGCCGATCAGTCTTCCAACGACCAACGAAGATTATTTCATGACGGTCGGGGAAATCGTCAAGGCATCAAGCCAAAACCCGCCGCTGTTCACCTGGCAGATTGCTTCTTGTTCCGAAGCAACGATCCATCGAACCGTCGTGCTCGATGGTGACCTGTCCGATCCGAGTGTTTCCCGGGACGATCCTGCGGTCGTTCCGCTCGATGAACGCTTCCAATGCTTGCCGGAGTGGAATCGGCTGGTGGTCGTACCGCCAGGTCCAAGCACCCAATTACGTCTGATCGAACTTGGCGATGCCCTGCCGAATGTACGACTCGCCTCAACTGAAGAAAATGCTGATTCACCGGCCGCTGAGCCTGTTGAGGAGGCTCAGCAGTTCAGAACCTGGACCGCAAAGGAAGGCGGCTATCGGGTTCAAGCAAAAGCCTTGGCGGTGGCGCAGGGTTACGTCAAACTCGAAACCGCCAACGGACGTGAGGTCGTCGTGCAGATCGAGAAATTGTCCACTTCCGATCAGCAGCATCTCGACCAATACCGTGCGGTTCTGGAGGTCAAGGACTGA